Sequence from the Rhinatrema bivittatum chromosome 6, aRhiBiv1.1, whole genome shotgun sequence genome:
TCATCCTATGTCTCCCTTCATTGCCACTGCTACTTGTGCTTGCCTTAGATCTCTATAGGGGTAAAATAGCCTTCCCTCTTCCTTTTCCATTGATATATTTCCCTCCTTGATACCAGTGTCATGATGGAATTTATTCACACAGATGACTAGTGACAGCGAGCCTCTTACTATGGACACGCACATACATCAGACCAGACAGGCACTTTTGTTACAGAGCACAGTGAACTGCTGATACGTGCTGTCTATGTACACTGGGATGGTAACATTCATGGTGCTGCATGGGTGCTCGTGCATGCACATTCATTGGCCCACACCTcaggacgtggccattttataacttgtgcatatgttataaaatagcctgactgcgcgcacatgtgcacccaattttaagtggacgcacatgccgcttctactgcgtacattggggattttaaaagacgccattaccagttttcctagttcattcccagttcgcccagttaagggataggacttccagacCTCTCTAGTTTaatatccttccttccttccccctgttagacccaacccttaaaacctcgctgatctgtctaaattattttttgatttataagttacacgtcatccatagcagaagtcaagTTACACAGCAGGAGACCCCGGCACATGGcactgcacataagtatttacatgtaaATTTGAACcttaaatccaggaatgcccatgcccttgcccctttttttgaacttttaatTTGTGCATGCAGCAGCAAGTACGCACGTaaccaggcagcttttaaaatccgctcggtgcacACCAGCCCGACACATTAACATATCCCCTAATTTCagcatgcatcaggcttttaaaattcacctttaagatctTAATGCAAGAGTCACACACAGAAGAATTAGTACAGTATCACAGACTCTTTTTATACAGAAGAATCAAACTGCTCTCTGACAGTCAATCACTGGCCACTCTGCATATCCTTCAAGAGAAAATCggtccctctctctctatttcttacaCAATCTGGCTGCCTGTTGTATAAAAGAAATGCAGTTTTATcctgctaatatacagtttactGCAATCTTCGAACAGAGAGAGAACAGTTTCTTCTGCTACTAGCAGCACAGCCAAGACACATTGATAGTGACTGTAAGAACACACCTTGCTTTTTCCTCTAAATGTAAAGCTCTCTTTCTTTAATTCTGAAACTTTGAAGCAAAGAGCTTCAaaatctctgccttctctctcttaaGATCCAGCAGAGGaatgactgaaaacaaaatggtcaCTGGCTGCTCATATTACTCTTAGCTTCACATTCACCAAAGAAAATGATGAAGTCAATCCAGACAGCTGCCTGCtgggataggctggttgaaaaagtgctaAAACGTAATTTGTCCTTCTTCCTTGTTCCATCCTAAGCTATTTCTGCTCTGTCTGGTTttgcttcccccatagactttaatgggaataAACCAAATAAGCTAAAAAGGATTTAGATTTTTTCAGGGACCAAGCCCATTTATTTCAAAATCACCAAACCAAAGCAAAAATCAACTTTTGTCACATTTCTCATATTCAGATCATCTGAATGTACCTTCCTTGTAAATATCAAGCTGTTCTATACAGCTTGATATTTACAAGCTAATTAAGGGCACTAAACAACATCACTATAAATCAATATCAATTACAGTGCACACGTGATGACTaacccaacagaaaaaaatatgtttttaaatatttttttcaaaaaaatgttttaatgtatatATTAATGGAGCGGTATTACTCATATCACAACACTGCAATTATGCAGAAAGGAATCGGTGTCATTCCCCTGGTGTCCTTTAGCCAATCATTTTGATACCATCCATTAACCTCAAATCTTGTTTTatatccacaagtttattttattgtatccaatgaagttaaaaaaaaaaacacttttcttttcaaaaaaagaatattttatccAATGTTCATTAACCTAACAAAATTAAATATTCATAGACTTCCCACTTCCCAACAAGGGGCCCTTTGTTTCACCCTATGGGCTTCCTAAGGGGTTATTTAACATTGTATTGTAATTTGGAATCAAGCCGATTAAGGTATTTTAGAATCAGACAACAGTTGAATATCTTCATGTATACAATACAATGACAAAAGGGAAGTTTCAGACGATGGGATGGATCATAGCATAGACAATTTACTATTCTTGTTGGAATGTCAATGGAATGAACACTACAGTCAAGGATAAGTACTAAGTTCACATTTATGCCCTTTGAAACTGAAGGAACAGAATCCATCCCATCGTCTGAAACTTTCCTTTTGTCATTGTATTGTATACATGAAGATATTCAACTGTTGTCTGATTCTAAAATACCTTAATCGGCTTGATTCCAAATTACAATACAATGTTAAATAACCCCTTAGGAAGCCCATAGGGTGAAACAGAGGGCCCCTTGGTGGGAAGTGGGAAGTCTATGAATATGTAATTTTGTTAGATTAGTGAACATtggataaagattttttttctttttttttactggccAGTCTCTGTTTCCAGTTCAGGGGCCTGGATGCATAACATTCCTCACATTGCCCAGTGTTTTAATGCTGAATAGTAGCAATAAGTGCTGTCTTGTGACCTGcaaatttaaatattatttggtaATAAATCAACTTTTAAAATGTGTCCTACTGTGAATTCCAAACCTGCAACCCAATTTCTGTAGTTTTCATGCCTTTTGATGACTGGAATTTTGAACTGGAAATGCTAAATTGCTTCATACTTGGAGTATACAATTCTATTAAACCACTGGTTCAAAATTCTGTGTATAATTTGACTGGTACAGTACCACTATATTCCACAGGGTGGCAGTCAAATGTAATAACTTGTATTACAATTATAATGAACAATTTATTTCTGTTATTGGCCTCAGAGTTTCTTATCATTAAAAATGCTAAGATTTAGTTGGGAAGTGTTCTCTTTAATGATTACATTTATAAACCTTCCAATTAATCCATGGCTACAAAGGATTGTGATTCAAAAATTATATAAAGGCAAGATTATGCCAGTTACTGCTGAACATAGGATATTTCAAAATCTTATATTCTTTCCTGAGTGACTAAAACAAAGGTCTAGATTTGCATGATTCTGTAATTTATTCTTTTAGATGATTTAGCTCTGTAGCTCCGTATATGCTTACAAAGTGGCAGTCTGTCTTCCATAACTCATATTGTAAAGATTGGTGTgttgaaacaaaaatatttcttctcCAAAACACACTGTATGCTTTTACTTCTTTCAGATAAGAGGTGAAAGGGATCCAGCAGTTTGCTGTATTTCTACCAGTCAAGAATCTGAAAGGTAATATGTGATTTATATACCATTATTTAGGTCAGGcttatatttttagtttttttcaaaCTCCATGATATTGCTGtctaatttttgttccttaaaTCCTAAAGCATGCTTTTTTCCCTAGGAACTGCCCTGTTAAAGTATTGCCGCATGACAGTGTGTACGGATGTTTGAGAGGTATTTTAAAGCTCTGCTGCTATGTATAGATCGTAGCCCTCtgagaagggggtggggagtcTTAGCTATCATGCAAGAGCAACATTTGCATGTGGggttcagtgtgtgcatgtagaATAGAGCTTGAAAGGAGCTGCTGTCTGTTCCCCTTTTACTGAGGGCCGTGGATGCAGTGGCTAGCTTATAAGGTCAGGGAAGAAGCCCTGGTGAATGTGAATGGTGCCTCAGCTTCAGAATCCGTCTTCCCATAGGGAAGCAGCTTGGAGCAAGGTGTGACTGGGCTTGTGTAGAGGAATgtgagccagattttaaaaaaacaaaaaacctggggacctatgtttagaaatatttatttattttttatgtatttgtttatttttatataccgatatttgatgctggccttcacaacggtttacaagtattACAACAGTACATGTAACGGTTTAACATCAATAAACATGAGGTTTACAGGTAGAATATAATAATACATATGACGGCTTACAATCTGAGACCATAACATTGGTCTATAAATAAAAAGGTATATAACCAGGGATGTATCTAGACTGTGGGAATAGCAGTAAAGATAAACAATACTTGATAGTGATTACGGAAAAGTGATACATTCTGTTTTGGGTTTAAAATAGAGTAGGGGGTGAGAAAAACAGGGATTGGTGGGTATGAGAGCGGGTGAGGGGGGCAATTATAATCAGTTTtcatgttagattttttttttttgggggggtggagaggaggatCGACCTTACGGAACAGAAGAGCACAAATATGTTGTGTGCCcctgaaaaaggggatggaatgccAGGTTAGGAACCTAAGGACAGGATGGGTTGAAAAGGCAATAGGCAGCTTCGGCTGCATGGAGGGCGCAAGGCATGAGTGAGTGCTTAGGGCTGGACTGTTTAGGCATGGCAGCAACTGAGGTAGATATTGGAGGGGCTGGCAGGTTATGCGTACATGAAAATCCAAAGCAGTCACGACTCCATGAACACGAAACTCCAGGGTTAGGTCTATAGGAGGATGAAAATGTTTGCAGATTCAGCACAATTTAGTGacaattttttctttcaaaaaagtaAAGTATTTGATGTGGAAAAATCTTAATTTCCTCACCCCATTAATGCAGACAGATATGATGTTGCTTCTCAGTTAAtgtattttgtgcacataaattcaaGTTGATATTCTACAGCCAATAGCATGGGTGAAGAAGGAACATTTTTTCTCTCCTTCGTTTGACATTTTGCCCTCATTTTCACTCTAAAAGGTTGGTAGGCATAttaaagtaacacatttaaaattagAAGGATCAAAACCATAAGCTTTACTTTCCACAAGCTAAAACACTACATGTGAATattattaataaaaaagaaaaccgTACTCTGTAAATATTGTACAGATTGGGAATTGGAAATAAGAAACCAGATTTTACATAAGTTGTAAATGTTATATGACCATTTGTAGTCACTTTATTAAACctttaataaaaacaatattcaaaAACTGAAAACCAAAATTAAACTCTGTCGATTATTTCATTAGTGCACGTAGTACTCTCTCATTGAAATTCTTTATCCAGCTCCCTCTAGTCCTATTTATTTGTTCAAACTGCGTATTTACTCGTCCATCCACAGTATTGAGTGAGTGACGACTCCGAGCCATGTCACAAATGGCCTGACATGTTCTGGCATTGCTGTATCAGgggccacacatgcacacagcagAAACCATTCAGATACCACTCTCTGGAATGTCACTTGTGCTGCTGCCTCCCCTAGAATTGTTCCCTGAGGTACAAGAGAATGGCAGAAGAGTTGCTTAGAGAATGAAATATCCCTTTGTTAGCCCAGACTGTTGGTTCAGCCTCCTCCTTAAAACTGATAAGTATTGCTAGATTAGTCTCTGCAGGATTATGACAGAAGTCTTTACATATTGGTTTCAAGATATCTCTATAGCCCTGCAAATTGTCAGCCTATTTAATTTCCATAATTTGCAGAATCTACCTTACCTTGCACAGCTGCCATAAAATGAGCACAACTTCCTCCTCTCTTTTAAGATTGTGGCTTGCCAAGCATTTAGGTTGTCAGTTGGGTAGAGCTggaaatgcttttctttttccttgggtTACAATGCCATTTTTCTTGTTTCTAACCCAATAGGCATTGTTCCTGAATGAGGAATAATTTTGATATCTTGGTCAAGAATTCTCTCCTGTGTGACTGTCATTACAGATTGCCACAGTCTTCCATCATGTATTATTTTAAGGGTTACAGGACTTACACTTTACACTTTGTTGATTGAAAACACCATGCAAGTCACTGCTTTGTAAAATATCTTACAATAGACTTGTTAGCGCAATTAGCAGATTGTAGTATTGAGAAATCTTAGAACAAAATCATATTTATGAGATTTTAAATTCAAATGTCTGCAAATTATGAATATTGAAAATCAGGTAATGTAAAtctgcttttgttttttaattgtcaGTAAAACTAATAAAAGGTAAACTGTGTAAAATGTTTCAACTGGAATGTTGAATGTGCAGGGAGGATCTAGAGAAGATTGTCCAAGAGGTGAAGGATGAATTCCTCCATATATGCACATTGACTAGAGCGCAGAAGACCCACCTCAACAGATTCAGCCCAAAAAAGGAAATCACAAATGGTAACACTCCCTTTGGCTTCTACTCTGAACTGGGTATCCTCAGTTGAAAAGTATTTTAAAGTGtaaacaagcaaaacaaaaaaaaaaaacaaccctgtgtGTATTAAACTATTTACATTTTCCACTTTTTGAATCAGTTTATCAAGATGTGATATTAAAATGTTGGTTCTGTCATAAGTGAAGTACTTCTGTTAATGTTTCTCTTTAAATGAATGTAACAAAATGAATGGACAAGTAAGTAGCCTGTGtttacacacacatttccatTCTGTTGTATTTCTCCTGACCGTCTTCTGATTCAGGTCAGTATTCCCAGAGCCCAGAGAGCTGCATGGAGAAAAGAGTGAATAGGGCATCAGGCGGATAGTTCCAGAAAAATCATAGAGTTTGTAAAAGCATGCATTAACTACTGTATTACTGCATCTTATAGtcctatttttctcttttcctcccaGCAGCAATACAATTTTCTACGCCTATCCAGTGTACTGATAAAGAAGATGAGCAAACAGAGAGGCTGTTCAAACTTCAGGTTAAAAAGGACGTGTGTGTTACTTCGATCACGCCTAGAGGCCTGGGCCAAGATGAGGAAGACAACTGCTCTGTTGAATCCCTCTCCAAATTCAGTGTCAAGTTCCCACCTACAGACACTAACTCTGTTTTTTTGCAGAGTGCTCCAGAAAATCCTGCAGTTTCCAGTCCTGCTGGAATTGAAAACATGCTTCAAGAGAAAGGTGAAACGAAGGCTGGTGACCTCGTCACCTTCAAAAGACCTAGCTCAGGCTCATCACCCGAACCGAACTCTACAACTGCAGTAGTTCAAAACCTGACACACACTGACAAAATAAAGCCTTCAAACCACATAAAAACATTAATGCAGAGTACTCAGAACAAAGATCCTCTCTTGGCAACTGGAGACCACGGTACCAAATGTATGCTTGCACTCCCGATTCCAGGTGCCTCAAATGAAAATAATCTTTCTTTAGAAACCTCAGGGAGACCTGTAAGAGGACCTCAGCAGGTAGAGTAACCTTTCACGTGTGGCATGTATGCTCCGGGTTTCTACTCAGCAGTTtggccttttgtttttttttttaatgcatggctATTTACAAAGTCCCAGGAGAGTTTGATCTTCTGTTTAAACTGAAGAGATATGACATGAAGCTTAGTCTTTTCTACAAGCTAGTAAGTTGCAGCTGAATGTTGTGAATGAATTTGCACAGGATTAATTCCGCCATGTCAGTGGTATTGAAGTGCTGTGGATGTAACGGTAGTTTTGTATAGAAATTTACAGCACATCAGATATTGGCGTTTCTTGAGCAGTAGTCACAGCCAGGGTAAACTATCTCTTCCCCTAATGTGCAAGGTATTTTTTTCtcagtaatttttttctttttaaccaaaTTCTTAAGAAATATGAATGATACTAAAATGAATTTTAACCTCCTCTGAATGATCCGGGTAACAGTAATGAAAGGTAAGAAATACTTATAAGTAGATTTAGTGTATTGAAATTATTGTCTGTAAATGTTATTGTAGTGCACCCATAGAGAAACCCCTCTTTTGCAAGCGTATTGCTGTTCAGCAGGAAGACCTAGCTGACACTTTTCCGGGACTCTGGATGCTGAGGAAACATTGGTTTACAGTGTGTATGCTTTCTTTGTTCCCTGATCAGAAAGGATCTCGTGGCATAACACAAACCCTCCAGCCCATGGGCCTTTTGTTTCTAACATAGTAGGAAACTCttattaaaaagagaaaaaaatgatattgtttaaaaatgattCCTCTGGAAAGAATGTTAGAGACTTGAAACATACCGTACATGACTAAAATATGTAACATTTCATGTTAGCTTCACTAAATACGGttccttaaaaaaacaaatatggaCTTTGAAATGGATACAGCCGTGGTACATTATTTCTCTTAGTAAGGGTGAAAGACTGATAGGAGACATCTGAAATGTATTTTTGGGCTAAGACAGCACAAATGCTTACAGGATGTGCACCATTCGCTGCCGCTCTCATACTGCTGGGCATGATTGCTCCAGAACACATTTATTTGTCTGCCTTCTGTGGAAAACTGAATTTGACTTGTAgggtttcttttttaaaagagacTTGCAGAGTGAGTGGTTTGGAGCTTAGCTGTATTGACTAATTTTCCATCCTCCGTATTTAAGAACACGTGAAGGTTTTGTGCCCGTCAGAtcttggggtggttttttggttggtttgttgttgttttttttaattctagatTTTATCAGccgctttgttttttttctggggtgttttttttccctttatattGTACTTTATTTTGAATCACATTCTCACAGTTGTGGTTGCGAGAGATTTAgggaaacaaattaaacaatttcATGCACTACTAGTATGGTTCCCGTGGAGCTGTGAAGCACATCCATTCTAAGACTTGTTACTTTATCCCTTTTTCTCCATTATCTCTCCTGCTTGTTCTTTTACTAGCTAGTCTGTGCTTTCGCTTCTCAATAGATGGCACCCTgcattgtgcatttgttttctgtaCCAACGCAAGCAAAACAGCTGGTATGTGATTACAGGTTGCTGGGGGAAGTGTACAGCTTTAAAAAATGCACTAAAATTGGTGTTGAACTGCCAAAAGGCACAGGGCGGAGAAGGTTGGATAATTGACATGTTTGCAAAAGGTACCGGAACACTTTGTCGTGGCGGCTTCCTTATGGAAATGGACATGGACATTCGTTCGCTCacgtttttgaaaattgtcacagtttgtttattttttattttttttatgtaaatagCCTAACAGAAGATATGCCATTTTTATACATTGTGTGCACGAGCGAGATATGGCATAAAAGCAAAAAGACAGTGACTTTAGCAGCCactaaaatacatttttccatcTTTTGCCTTGTGCAGAGTTTAGTTGTTTTTATGCTGCATGTTTTTCAAGAAATTGTACGATTGTGTTTTATCGATTCCAAGCTTAAACCCTTGATCCAAAATGGAATTTTGAAAAGTCTAGAAAGACAGAAGCTCCAGAGCTCTCGGCTTCTGAAAGATCTAAAAGTATTGCAGGGTACATTGGGTTTACCAATTATTTCTAATCTTCATGGTTTTTTGCTTTCATGGGGTAAATACTGCTATACAAAGGGGGATATATTCTTGGCTTTTCATTTACTCTTTGCAGTTCTATAATTCCACATTGACACTAGCTTGACTGCAAGACTGAGTGTGACAATGACTTTTTGGTAACTGCAGCATTTTTATTAAATGGAGCTTTGGATAAGCATTTTTAGACTGCTAAATTTCTCATTTAAGTGGACTGTGTGGAGCACATTGAAATCTCTCTGAGTCCTAACCGCCATCAAAACTGAGGTTAAGAGAGACAACCACATTTTTCTCAGGAAGGACTTTGGTAAACATTGTACGTGGAGAACTGTGTGCTTCATATTAACATAAATAGGAAATTAGATTGTGGGGCCATTTCCTTCTGGGCAGAAGAGTAATTAAATTACTTTAAGGCAGATATAGTCTTTGACTGGTGAATGGTGAGAATGCTGGGTTGttgctgaaatttaaaaaatgtcctccaGTGGCCATAAACAAATCACTAATTTGGACCCCAGCAAGATAGTCTGCCATTAGCTGACCTGTGCTGTGCAGCTTTTGAAATGTATAGGGTAAAATCTTTCTGTAATGTACAGACATATAGGGGTTACAAGCACATGAATAAATTGTCTATATACCAAGATTGCACATTCATTtaaataaggtttttttttgtttgtttgttttggggttaCTTTGGCAGTTTGagtctgctcctttgggcttccagcccaGTCGGAACTGgaactgggatctggcaccatgagccttcattcaccacCACCCAGggattccctctccctctctccaaaaaaaaaaaaaaatgtatcccagtcattgcagtgacagtccttggctgggggccatgcactaGGGCTCCTTTCGGAATCCTGTAGTCATGGTCCCTAAGTCCGACCATTAGATGTCACTGTGCACAATGCCTGGGAGTCCCACCTTCAGTCTTTGAATGCTGCGTGAACAGTAGGCCTACCACCAGCTGGCAAGGGGAGCGGAAGACCTAACccaagaggataactttcatgctcccatgtgcacatacacacatgtatattGGGATGTGCAATGTTGCTAAAATATTTTGTAACCTGCTTGGAAAGGATACTCGCCGTTTATAAATGCGCATGTAAAACCACAAGCCATGCAAGTTcggacttacccagataaatagcAGCACATTGCCAGATAAATCCAAAAAATGCTACTtagacaagtagtgcttttcagacttatctggctatgtagatctgctgctacttagccggatatttattatttatttatttatttatttaacacttttaatataccgaccttCGTGGaacacatcaggccggtttacaaaaaacttagacaggcagaaaatacaatgaacacgggggggggggggggaagagggggagcagACGAGAGCAGGGAGTAGCGGGGGGTAGGGGcgagagcagcctcggagggaacggggaaagccatcagggctcccctagggctcggcacgcgcaaggtgtacaattgtgcacccccttgcccacgccgaccctggattttataacatgcacacagctgcGGCCATGGCACTCATTTTAACGCTGCTAATGTAAATCAAAATATAGCTGGATAGGTACCACAATTTATCCGAATAAGTTCAAATTTCACTGTCTTAAGTAGCGTGAAAGGtgctatttagccaaataagttgaaATGTTCCTGCATAAATGTGCGCAAATCATATACCCGCATATTTGTACTTCCAGTTTTAAAAGGACACGCTGTAGATTTTAGTCGCCTTAATGTGATGCTTTTACCCCCCATTGTCTGCTTTCACAcctgtaagtcagggtattttataacctgtacgcagcaatgaaataaccagctcatgaagacccacctggctcttcagcctgaagtccccccattcCATCCAGACcctctacccagtcattttttcactttaacaaTGCTTACAaccacttacaccagatattcagcagaagtaaatatacacaagtgcgtcattttggcaggttttaaaacagcaacttatttgtgtaaatgttggccccgccctggcaCGCCCCTTACATGCTCAAAGTTACTCATGGACTCCGATTTTTGTCCGTAAGTCGaaattttgaaaatagcatgtcATTCACACATGTAATATTTTATGTGCGCAAGTGCTAATTTTTACCCACGCAACATTTCAAAATTCACCCGTAAGGTTTTTAATATAGTATCACTTCAGAAGGGATCCATGGACTATTATTCATATACAATTATATATCCACAAGCTATGCATACTTTCTAGGTTTCAGACTTcaaaaattgtttgtttgtttgtttttttaagtttttataaaACTGGAAGAACCTTTTAGGTTGGTATGAAAGCTATTCACATTTTTTGATAATACAGAGGGCCTTCTCCTTAATACTTTCTCACTCATACAACTGCTGTACTGCAAACCCAACATCTTTGAATCTTATTGTAATTACctcacttacaggctgatacaatataggggcagattttaaaagggttacgcgcgtaacccttttaaaccgctcctgcacgcaccaagcctattttgcataggctcggcgacgcgcacaagccccgggacacgcgtatgtcccgtggcttgaaaaaaggggcggggaatgggcggggtgggggcgtggccagaggcctctgaaggcccgctaggctgggggatcgcgcgccagcactcggccggcacacgcaacctacgcctgcccagaggtgggcgcaacttaaataaaggtagggggggatttaggtagggctggggccgggttagataggggaagggaggggaaagtgggggagggcgaaaggaaagttccctccgaggccgctccgatttcggagcggcctcggagggaacggggaaagccatcagggctcccctagggctcggcgcgcgcaaggtgtacccccttgcccgcgccgaccctggattttataacatgcacacggctgcgGTCATGGCACTCATTTTAACGCTGCAAATGTAATGCCTGCCCGGGAGCAGTCATTAAAGCCATGCGACACTCAAGGActgacgaaaaaaaaaaatccttctttctgtgattcctcctgttAGTATCCTAGCGATACTAAATAAGAGGTAACACTGAAAGCAGAATTATGTCCCGCTCAAGAGCTTAACAAAAAAACATAACACATACAcgcacaatatgctccctctctctcatatacacatacatgcttggtgataAACAGAGGggagtatatatatgtgtgtgtgtgtgtgtgtgtgtgtgtgagagacacgtgcacacacacatatacacactttctctgtacctctctcatgCTTCCTCcatgactctcacacacacacacacttcctctgtgtctctctcacatgctaatacacacacacaaatgcttcctctatctctcactctctctccctcacacgcacaaatgcagtcaaaaactgaactgaaaaccacaagccagattctgtatacagtacaacaatggaaaagcagaaaatcactattcctcatctgtttccaacagtggccgatccaggccataagaacctggcaagtacccaaaaactaagtctattccatgttactgctaGTAATAGCgttggttattatctaagtcaacttaattaatagcaggtaatggacttctcctccaagaacttatccaatccttttttaaacatagctatactaactgcattaaccacatcttctggcaacaaattccagagtttaattgtgtattcagtgaaaaagaactttctccgattagttttaaatgtgccacatgctaacttcatggagtgccccctagtctttctattatccgaaagagtaaataaccgattcacgtctacccgttctagacctctcatgattttaaacacctctatcatatcccccctcagccgtctcttctccaagctgaaaagtcctaacctctttagtctttcctcataggggagctgttccattccctttatcattttggtcgcccttctctgtaccttctccatcgcaattatatcttttttgagattcggcgaccagaattgtacacagtattcaaggtgcggtctcaccatggagcgatacagaggtattatgacattttccgttttattcaccattccctttctaataattcccaacattctgtttgcttttttaactgccgcagcacactgaaccgacgatttcaatgtgttatccactatgacgcctagatctctaatatggaacctaacattgtgtaacaatagcatgggttattttccctatatgcatcaccttgcacttgtccacattaaatttcatctgccatttggatgcccagtcttccagcctcacaaggtcttccagcaatttatcacaatctgcttgtg
This genomic interval carries:
- the TANK gene encoding TRAF family member-associated NF-kappa-B activator isoform X1 → MDKTSGLGEQLNKAYEVYRQACMERDQARKELKQKTENYEQQIREQQKKIVYQNSLITHLKSQLRTPVNSGNAHGMVRVSKLEDSETRGHEIPLNLTYEQLQEQLKSLLQREKHFKEQLENERFKLKCMEEENNLTEKKLESFINSKDEEIRILRTRLHEKLEMKEEHKIRGERDPAVCCISTSQESEREDLEKIVQEVKDEFLHICTLTRAQKTHLNRFSPKKEITNAAIQFSTPIQCTDKEDEQTERLFKLQVKKDVCVTSITPRGLGQDEEDNCSVESLSKFSVKFPPTDTNSVFLQSAPENPAVSSPAGIENMLQEKGETKAGDLVTFKRPSSGSSPEPNSTTAVVQNLTHTDKIKPSNHIKTLMQSTQNKDPLLATGDHGTKCMLALPIPGASNENNLSLETSGRPVRGPQQPLWKPYHNQDDDLPTQACQAPDQNQPGVCEFCQAVFPPSTSKREFLRHLNTHFNEKL
- the TANK gene encoding TRAF family member-associated NF-kappa-B activator isoform X3; the protein is MPEKTENYEQQIREQQKKIVYQNSLITHLKSQLRTPVNSGNAHGMVRVSKLEDSETRGHEIPLNLTYEQLQEQLKSLLQREKHFKEQLENERFKLKCMEEENNLTEKKLESFINSKDEEIRILRTRLHEKLEMKEEHKIRGERDPAVCCISTSQESEREDLEKIVQEVKDEFLHICTLTRAQKTHLNRFSPKKEITNAAIQFSTPIQCTDKEDEQTERLFKLQVKKDVCVTSITPRGLGQDEEDNCSVESLSKFSVKFPPTDTNSVFLQSAPENPAVSSPAGIENMLQEKGETKAGDLVTFKRPSSGSSPEPNSTTAVVQNLTHTDKIKPSNHIKTLMQSTQNKDPLLATGDHGTKCMLALPIPGASNENNLSLETSGRPVRGPQQPLWKPYHNQDDDLPTQACQAPDQNQPGVCEFCQAVFPPSTSKREFLRHLNTHFNEKL
- the TANK gene encoding TRAF family member-associated NF-kappa-B activator isoform X2; the protein is MDKTSGLGEQLNKAYEVYRQACMERDQARKELKQKTENYEQQIREQQKKIVYQNSLITHLKSQLRTPVNSGNAHGMVRVSKLEDSETRGHEIPLNLTYEQLQEQLKSLLQREKHFKEQLENERFKLKCMEEENNLTEKKLESFINSKDEEIRILRTRLHEKLEMKEEHKIRGERDPAVCCISTSQESEREDLEKIVQEVKDEFLHICTLTRAQKTHLNRFSPKKEITNAIQFSTPIQCTDKEDEQTERLFKLQVKKDVCVTSITPRGLGQDEEDNCSVESLSKFSVKFPPTDTNSVFLQSAPENPAVSSPAGIENMLQEKGETKAGDLVTFKRPSSGSSPEPNSTTAVVQNLTHTDKIKPSNHIKTLMQSTQNKDPLLATGDHGTKCMLALPIPGASNENNLSLETSGRPVRGPQQPLWKPYHNQDDDLPTQACQAPDQNQPGVCEFCQAVFPPSTSKREFLRHLNTHFNEKL